The proteins below come from a single Eucalyptus grandis isolate ANBG69807.140 chromosome 3, ASM1654582v1, whole genome shotgun sequence genomic window:
- the LOC120291852 gene encoding cytochrome P450 71A2-like — protein sequence MEEVQRRREGKKFKGLLVEKMGLPCILNAGDFTPSIGWNDELTGLDAKAELVVRKFRKFLGQLVYELRKMKEKSIGSGGEEGATSWTFCWRLSRMRAMVLLSLREHQSTHLVVKENLRFSRQSTQDISIRDYDITTGTTVILNAWTIGRNPGTWDEPGKFKPNRFLNSPGGSRKQHFKWIPIGAGRRACAGMSLAMATYERVLANLVNTFYWAPPTGLKLEDLDMIECAGLTIHRKVRLLAVATSCPS from the exons ATGGAGGAAGTACAGCGACGGCGAGAGGGCAAGAAGTTCAAGGGACTGTTGGTGGAGAAGATGGGGCTGCCGTGCATTTTAAACGCTGGGGACTTCACTCCAAGCATTGGGTGGAACGACGAGCTGACTGGTCTAGATGCAAAGGCGGAGCTGGTCGTGAGGAAGTTCCGCAAGTTCCTCGGTCAATTGGTGTACGAGCtgaggaagatgaaggagaagagcATTGGTAGCGGAGGTGAAGAGGGAGCCACTTCGTGGACGTTTTGCTGGAGATTGAGCAGGATGAGAGCGATGGTTTTGCTCTCGCTGCGAGAGCATCAAAGCACTCATCTCG TTGTCAAAGAGAATCTCCGCTTCTCACGGCAGTCGACCCAGGACATCAGTATCCGAGACTACGACATCACAACAGGGACTACGGTGATCCTGAATGCGTGGACCATTGGGAGAAACCCTGGCACGTGGGACGAGCCGGGCAAGTTCAAGCCAAATAGATTCTTGAATAGCCCAGGGGGCTCAAGGAAACAGCATTTCAAGTGGATTCCGATCGGTGCAGGGAGGAGGGCTTGTGCCGGGATGTCATTGGCGATGGCGACCTACGAACGTGTCTTGGCAAATCTGGTGAACACATTCTATTGGGCACCTCCCACGGGTCTAAAATTGGAAGATTTGGACATGATCGAATGCGCTGGTCTTACCATCCACAGGAAAGTTCGTCTCCTTGCTGTTGCCACTTCGTGCCCTAGTTAA